The proteins below come from a single Methanolobus chelungpuianus genomic window:
- a CDS encoding pyridoxal-phosphate-dependent aminotransferase family protein gives MELEDTLLMMPGPVPVAPRVLRAMSKPMINHRGSEFAAMYDDCREIMADVFKTKNDIFVISGSGSAGMEAAVGCTLGSQDTAVTLENGKFGERFKSIASRYGKVNPVKAEWGHSFDLDEVERKLEEGAKILTLVHNETSAGILNPAKEIGKLTKKHDALFIMDGITSIGGDDVRIDEWGVDIAVTGSQKCIAAPPGLAMVSVSERAFEVMKGMDRMPYYLDLKAYKKSADKESTQTPYTPAVSLFFALQESLHIVKEEGMDARIKRHTTEGAAVRAAMSALGIEMFPQLKGETRYSNTVSAMKAPEGVSGDDIKKDMKKRGIIIAGGQDQLSGKIFRIGNMGNVMPKDIMLTLQQLEVVLMKRGVISELGTGLEAASEVLDTLL, from the coding sequence ATGGAACTAGAAGATACATTACTTATGATGCCCGGGCCTGTTCCTGTGGCACCTCGTGTTCTCAGGGCGATGTCAAAGCCCATGATCAACCACAGAGGCTCGGAATTCGCAGCCATGTATGACGACTGCCGCGAGATAATGGCTGACGTCTTCAAGACCAAGAACGATATCTTTGTCATCAGCGGTTCAGGTTCCGCAGGCATGGAGGCTGCCGTGGGATGTACATTAGGCAGCCAGGATACGGCTGTGACCCTGGAGAACGGTAAGTTCGGCGAGAGGTTCAAGAGCATCGCATCAAGGTACGGGAAGGTCAATCCTGTAAAGGCCGAGTGGGGTCACTCCTTCGACCTGGACGAGGTCGAGAGAAAGCTTGAGGAAGGCGCAAAGATCCTGACCCTCGTGCACAACGAAACCTCAGCAGGTATCCTCAACCCCGCAAAGGAAATAGGCAAGCTTACAAAGAAGCACGATGCGCTCTTCATCATGGACGGTATCACTTCCATTGGCGGCGATGATGTAAGGATAGACGAATGGGGTGTTGACATCGCAGTGACCGGCTCCCAGAAATGTATTGCTGCACCACCAGGCTTGGCTATGGTGTCTGTCAGCGAGCGCGCATTCGAGGTAATGAAGGGCATGGACAGGATGCCATACTACCTTGACCTTAAGGCTTACAAGAAGAGTGCGGACAAGGAGAGCACCCAGACTCCCTACACGCCTGCGGTCTCGCTGTTCTTTGCGCTTCAGGAATCCCTCCACATTGTAAAGGAAGAGGGCATGGATGCAAGGATTAAGCGCCACACCACCGAAGGAGCTGCAGTGCGTGCTGCTATGTCCGCCCTGGGTATAGAGATGTTCCCGCAGCTTAAAGGCGAGACCAGGTACTCCAACACAGTCTCAGCCATGAAGGCACCTGAGGGTGTAAGTGGCGACGACATCAAGAAGGATATGAAGAAGAGGGGTATCATCATCGCCGGCGGCCAGGACCAGCTCAGCGGCAAGATATTCAGGATAGGCAACATGGGTAATGTAATGCCCAAGGATATCATGCTGACCCTCCAGCAGCTTGAGGTAGTGCTCATGAAGAGAGGTGTTATCTCTGAACTGGGAACAGGACTGGAGGCTGCAAGCGAGGTGCTTGACACCCTGCTCTGA
- a CDS encoding membrane-binding protein produces MQTKWLLVLVVAVLALAVSGCTGSDDETVTYEEDGVQYEYSASGDSQDDWCPVGSSWKSSNPSTGEDVSMEITGSEVIDGVEMCKAQFNSNNPDDEYARIDYMWSEDGNRFNWKYYDADGKLVSEMTMKDGHMRFVAEDGTVTEYNTNT; encoded by the coding sequence ATGCAAACAAAATGGTTACTTGTTCTGGTGGTGGCTGTCCTTGCGCTGGCAGTGTCCGGCTGCACTGGCAGTGATGATGAAACTGTGACATACGAAGAAGACGGCGTTCAGTATGAGTACTCTGCAAGCGGGGACAGCCAAGACGACTGGTGTCCGGTCGGAAGTTCCTGGAAATCGTCAAATCCCAGTACCGGAGAGGATGTCTCCATGGAGATCACAGGTTCTGAGGTAATTGACGGCGTGGAGATGTGCAAGGCCCAGTTCAATTCCAACAACCCTGATGATGAATACGCCAGGATCGATTACATGTGGTCCGAGGATGGCAACAGGTTCAACTGGAAATATTATGACGCAGATGGCAAGCTGGTCAGTGAAATGACCATGAAGGACGGCCACATGCGTTTTGTGGCAGAGGACGGTACTGTCACAGAATATAATACCAACACATGA
- a CDS encoding CBS domain-containing protein, which produces MQLPTPDEIKQKRTELGLTQSDLAKRAGVSQPLIARIESGDVDPRLSTLRKIIEVFEDAEKEDILVVNIMNTEVISVSPEEQVDAAVQIMGRYHISQIPVISNGVPVGSISEEMIVRSLADKKKSMVSQMIIKEMMGDSFPTVSPKADIKVVSHILERNPAVLVLEKGQVVGVVTKHDVMQLLNE; this is translated from the coding sequence ATGCAACTTCCCACGCCTGATGAGATAAAACAGAAAAGGACAGAACTGGGCCTTACGCAGAGCGACCTTGCAAAGCGCGCAGGCGTCAGCCAGCCCCTGATCGCGCGTATAGAATCAGGGGATGTGGACCCGCGACTGTCCACCCTGAGAAAGATAATAGAGGTTTTCGAGGACGCGGAAAAGGAAGATATCCTTGTTGTCAACATCATGAACACCGAAGTGATCTCTGTCTCCCCCGAGGAGCAGGTGGATGCGGCGGTCCAGATAATGGGCAGGTATCATATCTCCCAGATCCCGGTCATATCCAACGGCGTCCCGGTGGGAAGCATTTCCGAGGAGATGATCGTAAGGTCCCTGGCTGACAAAAAGAAATCCATGGTCTCGCAGATGATCATCAAGGAAATGATGGGCGACTCTTTCCCGACCGTTTCCCCCAAAGCTGATATCAAGGTAGTGTCCCATATCCTCGAAAGGAATCCGGCAGTCCTTGTGCTTGAGAAGGGGCAGGTGGTGGGAGTCGTTACCAAGCATGATGTCATGCAGCTGCTGAACGAATGA
- the ribC gene encoding riboflavin synthase, with amino-acid sequence MPTIGVVDTTFARFNMGKAAVDEIQKHVSVRIIRRTVPGVKDLPVAAKKLIEEEGCDMVVALGMPGSKPTDKVCAHEASTGLIQAQLMTNTHIIEVFVHEDEARDAKELAFLMEQRSREHALNVVKMLFKPEQMIREAGTGQRQGFEDVGPARM; translated from the coding sequence ATGCCGACTATCGGAGTTGTCGATACAACATTTGCACGCTTCAACATGGGCAAGGCTGCGGTGGACGAGATCCAGAAGCATGTCTCTGTGAGGATCATCCGCCGCACTGTGCCTGGAGTCAAGGACCTGCCTGTGGCAGCCAAGAAGCTCATTGAGGAGGAGGGCTGTGACATGGTCGTAGCCCTTGGCATGCCCGGCTCAAAGCCTACCGACAAGGTGTGTGCCCATGAGGCATCCACAGGCCTGATCCAGGCCCAGCTTATGACAAATACCCATATCATCGAGGTCTTTGTCCATGAGGATGAAGCAAGGGATGCTAAGGAACTTGCTTTTTTGATGGAGCAGCGTTCCAGGGAGCATGCACTGAATGTTGTCAAGATGCTGTTCAAGCCTGAACAGATGATCAGGGAAGCAGGAACAGGGCAGCGCCAGGGATTCGAGGACGTCGGGCCTGCAAGAATGTGA